TTTACTTCCCACTCCACAGTTTAGTCCGAGCAttcacattctaaaatatttactacccaaatatttatttcccacTCCAAAGAGTTTAGTCGAGCATTCACAATTCCAAATATTTACTCTCACTCCAGAGTTCCATCGAGCATTCACCATTAATGAATCTTACTTCACATGGTGTGTAGAACTTTATGAgtttttttgttcttatataTGTATTGAGCCATCGCTTTTAAACTGCAGTGTGGTTTATCTACCCCATACAATCTATGGGTGAAGTCTCTTggagcaataaaaaaaatttttaaatggtaacAAATGTTGTTAAAACATCACTTTTCcaaaatagttcattttttttGACAACAAGGTTTCGAAATCAAAGGTTTTTATCGTCAGGCgatccacaaataaatatttacattattttcattacaattaatattaaaattaccatatGGTTGTAAACGTGCAATatacaaaaatttggaaaaatttcaaccagtatataaaataagacatgactacagtttaatttttgaattttaaatgcgtgggaaacactacacataaacggaaataaagaaaactcataaacaataagAAGGCCATTATTGCAAATTTCAGTCTtcttttttctcaatttattcaaaaaataaaattatattggaaaagtgttgttttttaatatttgttactattttaatcattggttgattttgtaaaaattacactACTTAAAACATAGCTTTGGTTTTGTCAACTTGTAATTTTTGCTCTTTTTGCGGAAGTGAAGACGAATTTAGGATTAAGAATAATTACTActactatattttttaactacattacTATATTTTCTTATgattaaatattagaattataaCTGTTGGCTTCtggtaaaaaaagaaacttttaagtCGTGTTAAATACACTACACCAAAACATGAGGTATtgttcttttacatatttttatacatgttaaaCTTTGCCACAGGAAGAGAGATCTAAAGTAGATGACTTGAGAGGAACCCCCATGTCTCTGTCGGGACCTTGGAAGAAATCATAGATGACAATCATGCCATTGTCTTCAACTTCAGTCGGCAGTGAACACTATGTCAGTATTCTGTCCTTCGTTGATAAGGATCAGTTGGAACCTGGTTGCTCAGTTCTACTCAATCATAAGGTATGTTTGATATAGTGTACAGATAGATTTTGTCAGCATTCTGTCCTTTTACttccaaaaaagtgttttttgttttgttttgtgtaacACACATTTtggagaataaaacaaatttagatgGAATGTTTACATAATACGGTTATTTATCagaaaatttcaagttatttgagtattttctatacaaaatcaactaaattttgaggatacataataatatattgaaaaagcttttaaattgtGAATTGTTAAACAATTTCGAATATGCATTGATTTacgtttttacttttttgtttttttagtgatTTAGAACAATGATAATTCACTGGAAACACACTAAAcaataaggaaataattttaacataatatcaGACATGTGGCAGGTGGTCAGTTGTGACAAAAAAAGTTGAATCTTAAAACTGCCAATGGCACAATTTCTTCTTTCTCACACTGTTTTGAATTGAATGATTTACTCAATTCGAACACatctaataatgtaaaaactaataaccTAAAACTTATGTACCGAATAtattgtaaagattttaaagtgttCAACTATGGTTTCTAGGTTCACGCAGTTGTTGGGGTATTGTCAGACGATACAGACCCGATGGTCACTGTTATGAAGCTGGAGAAGGCACCTCAAGAAACATATGCAGATATTGGAGGTAACCTTACAACATAAACTTCGGTTTTAAGTTACACAAGTGTATTCATCTtatcattgatatttttaattatatcagtaatttttatgtttccaaCTCGCccttttttaagcattttttatgGTGTTTCTTCatgtaatatttctaaattctgggtagtatataattttgttacttttaaatggCCCTCGAACAATATATCAgctaataattaacaaatttagttacATAGAACCTCATCATACAAGTTGCATAGGAGGTAATAAGTCAAGTCACcattattactgtttttataagCTTGAGTGGATTATAATTTTGAGTCTAAGCAAATCATGAGAAGATTCAAATatgaaataagtataaaataaacaagattttaattaactacaactcaaaatgtcaaattataatgaatatattgaTTTGTTGGCAATGGCCATCTTTTAGCTCtagtattttgtttgtaatatgtatgtatatattatatagagccatatacaattttttctaggtgaaaaaaactaataaagtttttttttacttaacctTTGCTgtcaaaacaattaataataggTTTTATGAGTTGCTTTTATTTTGTGattgttctgaaataaaaataatgttatctttCTAGATCCAACCATTACTTTGAATGTCATCGAATGTATCTTTAGAACAACTAACACTCTACTTCTGCTAAATGAAAcgttaattacaattaattaatcttCCTTGACATGTAACGTCAGTTTGCATACATGCGTATGTAATcgtattagtttattaatattaatgtttttgtttaaaacaattaaaattattactcatATCACATTCCCGCCTTGGAAAAATATCTAGATGACAAGATAGGAGGAAAACAGGTTGGACAGCCTTGTGCATTGTGGCATTGCAGTGCAGGCCTCAGTTGGACAGCCTTGTGCATTGTGGCATTGCAGGCCTCAGATGGACAGCCTTGTGCATCGTGGCATTGCAGGGCCTCAGATGGACAGCCTTGTGCATTGTGGCATTGCAGGCCTCAGATGGACAGCCTTGTGCAACGTGGCATTGCAGGCCTCAGGTTGGACAGCCTTGTGCATGTGGCATTGCAGGCCTCAGTTGGACAGCCTTGTGCATTGTGGCATTGCAGGCCTCAGTTGGACAGCCTTGTGCATTGTGGCATTGCAGGCCTCAGATGGACAGCCTTGTGCATTGTGGCATTGCAGGCCTCAGATGGACAGCCTTGTGCATCGTGGCATTGCAGGCCTCAGTTGGACAGCCTTGTGCATCGTGGCATTGCAGGCCTCAGTTGGACAGCCTTGTGCATTGTGGCATTTCATAGCTCTTTGCTTAAACAAAATTTGGacatcaaattcttttttcatatacATTACAATACATCCTATAAATCATTGAATGGTTTAAAATACTCAGTATAAATATGAATATCGATTGTGCAGATTGTTTTAACACATGTTCCACATCTCATATCGTCAGTTTCATGTTGTATTGATTGCAGGACTGGATCAGCAGATACAGGAGATTAAGGAGTCTGTGGAACTGCCCCTGACTCATCCGGGATACTACGAAGAAATGGGAATCAAGCCGCCTAAGGGTGTGATTTTGTACGGACCTCCTGGCACGGGCAAGACACTCCTGGCAAAGGCTGTTGCCAATCAGACATCAGCGACGTTACTCAGGGTGGTTGGCTCTGAACTGATTCAAAAGTACCTGGTAAGATTTCGAAATGTGTTGTTGATTTTGAGAAATTTGGCTGGAAGCATGGGGTACTTTTGGAGTCCTTCAGGTTTTTTAAGCATAATAAATGtagctgaaataaaataagtaaaaaatgcttcttattgattttaaagtaggtttagcatttttaattgttttgtattcaacattttggaaaaatttagTGGAATTGTAAGAGAGGATCCGttttaaattaatgcaatattttgttGCTAATAGGGTGATGGACCAAAATTGGTGAGAGAGCTGTTTCGGGTGGCAGAAGAACATGCTCCGTCCATCGTAATTCATTGATGAGATTGACGCTGTGGGGACTAAGCGTTACGACTCCAACTCCGGTGGGGAGCGTGAGATCCAACGGACTATGTTGGAGCTGCTTAACCAGCTGGATGGCTTTGATTCTCGTGGAGATGTCAAGGTCAGTCTGTTGTTTGTTGTATTTATAGGCTTTTCttacattttacttaataattaaagcaattaaatatttcaaaaaaaaaaatctgatacTTGGTACAGTTTGGTTCTGGAGCATCAGAAATCAGGATTAcccagaaataatataaaaattgttaaaaaattatttaatggtttaaCAATGATTAATTAGAATAGgtcaaatatttacttataatattttggaCAAAACTTTAAAGATCAAAAcaagtgaaataataataatgagaaagTGGTTTTGTAATCATATAAGTTTTGgtattattcaaaaacaaaatttaaaattttttttgtactaaCAGCATGTGTCCTTGAGGACAAGGAGAGTAACTCTCTGGGAAATGTGATGCATTTAAGAGTCGTCTGTACAGGTGGCCATATTGATTTTAACCCATAAGAAATATTTGAAACCTTGTGTGCTTTTACAAtcttatttttagtcatagaaCTATATAGGAGATGTTTTAGTGTAACGATAATAATTAATACGCATTTAAACGCTTTTTagcttttttcaatatttgtattgcttatttatttttttgttatttcattgttaaaatgcTGAAAAAGTgtaaactttcaagaaaaaaaaattaaaatcgtctgcatgcgtattaattatatc
Above is a genomic segment from Homalodisca vitripennis isolate AUS2020 unplaced genomic scaffold, UT_GWSS_2.1 ScUCBcl_10678;HRSCAF=19669, whole genome shotgun sequence containing:
- the LOC124374862 gene encoding LOW QUALITY PROTEIN: 26S proteasome regulatory subunit 4-like (The sequence of the model RefSeq protein was modified relative to this genomic sequence to represent the inferred CDS: deleted 4 bases in 3 codons) gives rise to the protein EERSKVDDLRGTPMSVGTLEEIIDDNHAIVSTSVGSEHYVSILSFVDKDQLEPGCSVLLNHKVHAVVGVLSDDTDPMVTVMKLEKAPQETYADIGGLDQQIQEIKESVELPLTHPGYYEEMGIKPPKGVILYGPPGTGKTLLAKAVANQTSATLLRVVGSELIQKYLGDGPKLVRELFRVAEEHAPSIVFIDEIDAVGTKRYDSNSGGEREIQRTMLELLNQLDGFDSRGDVK